AATGGGTGAAGAGTGACTGCCGATTGGCTATAGCCGAGCCCTTGTTGTGCTTTCCATTCGTATCCATTAGCTGCTTGGGCTTGAGTATATTCGCTTGCCTGGATAGCTATGACGTCTGATTCGATTGGCTGAGTTGTCTCTGAAGGTAGAGTATCTGTCAGATGAAAATCCGGCATGGAAAAAACTGGAAGATTCCTGGGACTCATTGACATCATGTGTTGCCATTTACCCTCACTGATTTCATGGTTGTATTCTTGGGTAAGTTGGACGATTTCATCATAGGCTTGTTGTGCCATTTGGCTCAAGTCTGACCTTTGCGAGGAGTCAGCACTGAGCATAGCCTGTTTCGCTCTTAAAAATTTAAAGTTCATCAGCGCGGCTCCCTTAACAGGGTATTCTACCAATTGGAAGTAGGCATCTCTTCTTTCTTCAGGGATGAATTTCTTTAAGTCTTCTGCCGTTTCATAGAGCTTGGTATAGGCATCAATTCTTCGCTGCAGTTCATTGTTGTTGGCTTGAGTGAAAGTAGCTGGATGTGTCTCTGTGGTAGGCTCTGTCTGACTCCAGCCCATGTACTCCGGCTTGCGGATAAAGGCCAGATGGTAGTACTCCTCCAGAAGATTAGCAATCTCTTGGGCTTTTGCCGGGCCAAACTCTCTCTCGCAATATTGCTGGAGATGTTGGTCCGGGGAGCCATAAGGTTGAGAAATGTCCCAGGCCAGGTCCATAAAAAGCTCCATATTGTACTCGGCTGGTTTGATGTCTCCCACATTGGCGATCCATATCTTTTGAGCGCCATTTTGATAGGCTCTTGTCATTTCGTAAGCGATCAGACCCGGTTGGGTGGTCGATAGCCACAGGTAGTCGTGAGGTCGCCCCCAATAGCTAAGGTGGTAATAGACACCGCTGCCTCCAGCACGTTTTTGCTCTTGTTCATCGCTATGTCTTCTGATGTATCCATAGTTGTCGTCGGTCCACATCAGACTGATGTCATCTGGTAGGTCCATGCCCTGGTTGTAGATATCCAGGACTTCTTTGTAAGGGATAAAGACCTGAGGGATTTTGTTCAACTCTACATCCAATTCATTGGATAGCATTTGTCGTTGGTCGCTGATGATGGTCTCGAGCAATTCTCTTTTCTCTTCAGGACTGGCATGTCCTTCCATGCCCGAATCATGGATGCCACGCATGCCCACCGTATAGATGTAATCTCCAGATTGGCTCTCAGCTACTCGCTCTTGCCAATAGGCTTGTACTTTCTCTCGATTAGTGAAATAATTGTATTCGCCATACTCTTCCTTCCATTCGTCTACATTGTTTCTAAGCATGGGCTCTGCATGTGAGGTACCGATGTGGATGTGGTATTTTTCTGCCATTTCCTGATTACCGGGGATGCTAAAAAAGGCCTTCGTACTGGGGTGCATGGCAGGCCAAAGGGTGTTGGCTTTGAGTCGGAGCAAAAGTTGAAAGATTTTTTCATAGGTTTTGGGGCCAATATCTCCAGTTTCTGGTTCCAGAGTTTTTGCAGCCCAGGGTTGGAGCCCCCAGTCCTCGTCGTTGAGGAAGATGCCTCGAAACTGCACAGAGGGACTTTGTTCTATCTTGCTGTTGGGTAAGTGGAGGGTGAGTTGTTCCTTCTTTATGGTTTTTACATCTGCCCACCATTTCCAGGGAGAAATACCTAGACGTTCTGACACTTCAAACAAACCATAAACGGTACCTCGAACATCACTGCCTGTGATCAAAAGTTGCTTGCCTTGCTTTAGAATGATAAATTTTTCCCATTGCTGGCTAAGGTCATTAAGGATGTCTTTTGAGTTGGTTTGAATAAGGGGATCCCCAAGACTACCGATTACAATACCTGGTGTATCAGGACCTGGCAGATCATCGGTGATAATGTTGACCTTTTCTCCTGTGATGCTTTCTATATCACTGGCAAAATCTTTTACTGCCCAATGGATCAAGGGGTCGCTTTTCGCATCTACATAGATAGCAAAAGTTGCTGGATCGATGATGAAATCATCCTTATGTGTCTGGCTGCAACTGACTAAGACTAGGAGTAATATAGGAATGTATCTCATGAGACAAGTTTTAATGAAAGAGCCAGTTAGAATAATCTACTGGCTCTTAAAATTAGTTTAAAATGATAACCGTCTTTTCTCCAATTGCTTTCCTTCACTGTCATGCTGGATCGAAATCCCTGAGATGAAGTTGTCCACAGTTCGGGCTTGTATTTGATATATGGATAATACACCTATTGCGAATAAAAGTCCGGCTGTTTTCACCATGCCTTTGTTCATAATCAACTGTTATTTAAATGGTAATAAAGCTATAGTACATTGACGAAAGGTTGGATAAAGGCCCATCTGGATTTTCAATTAATTGGGTTGATATGAAAATCCAGGTGGGGTACATATCAGATTGCAACCTGATATGTGATATTAAGATGGAAGTGATCTAAAGGCTCAACTTATACACTTCACTTCCAGCTAGTAGAAAGCAGCCCAATCCGTAATCTTCAAAATCAGGAACTTTGTCATAGCTGAGTGGCTGTCCTGTAGAGGGTTCTTTGCCCGTGCTTTGTACGTAACCCAAGAAGCCATCGGGATGTACAGCTTTGTCTAGCATGGCATTCCAGGCCTTGGTCACCACTGGATGGTAAGTGGCTGAGTCCAGAATGTTCTGATTCAGACCCCAGGCCATCCCGTAGACGAATAAAGAAGTACCGGTCGTTTCTGGTCCTCCATAGTTGTTTGGGTCGTGGAGGCTGGCATTCCAAAACCCATCTTCTCTTTGAACTTTAACTGCTGCCTCCAGCATAGCTTTGAGATCTGCCAGGTATTCGTCTCGGTGCGGTTCATCTGCGGGGATATCCTCAAGTACGCGCACCAGTGCAGCGACCACCCAGCCATTACCTCTTGACCAGTAGCAATCTTCACCATTTGGTTCGGTGTAGGGAGGATCATAGTCTGCATCTCGCCACCATAAGCCATCTTCAGGGTTATAAAGGCCGTTTTCTCCCTCTATGTTTTTTGAATAATCGTACATCGCATACATACGTTCGAAGTAGCTACTGTCTTTTAGTATTCTGCCTAGTCGAGAGTAAACAGGCATGGCCATCTGGATGGCATCTATCCAGTCCCAGTCATCAATTTTGTCAGTAACCATCATGCTGTCGATAGAGGCTTTTACACTATCTATTCGTTGGGGTTGTGGGTCGATTTCATACAAGTCAAGATAAGTTTGTCCCGCGCATTGATTGTCGGCATTGCGAGTAGTGATGCCATATCTAAAGCTCCAGTCATGAGCCTCGGACCAAGAAACAGCATAATCATAATATTTGTCTTTTGGATCAACACTGTAAAGTGCCATCAGTCCCTCATAATACACCCCTCGCGTCCAGATATGGCTCGGCCATGTTTTGCGACCGACGATGGGAGCTCCTGTGTCGGGCCACTTGTCCATGAAGTACTGATTGGTCAGCTGCATGATTTCCAGTGTTTTGTCTGCAGTTGGAAGCGTGTTGGATGGAGATTGACATCCCTTTAGAGTCAGAATGGCCACTATGGCCAATGTTATGTATGATATGGGTGTTTTCATTATTGATTTTTTATTACCCTTCAAAAGAAAGAGTTTCATATAAATTACCCATCCTGCCGTTACCTGTTGAAAGAGCAAATCTGGATAAAAAGTAGAATAGAAGAGCGACTTTATGTTGGTTGATCGCTAAGATAATTGAAGAGGTCGAAGGTGTTAATAAAGAGTTGTAATTGCTAATATAAGTAGGGTAAGTAGTTCAGCGATTACACCCTCAGGGCTGTAAGATATTTTACCACCAGTTCAGTTGTATTGTTACAACCCAATTTTTGCAACATGTTCTTACGGTGGGTTCGAACCGTGTTGAATGAGATATTAAGGATTTCAGCAATCTTTTCTGAACTGTGTCCTCTGGTGAGTAGTTCAGCGATTTCTATTTCTCTGGAGGTGAGGTCAAGATCGTTTATGGCTTTTGCTGATTGCGAGGAGGCCTTTTCATTGGAATGTACGATAGCAAGGTTGAGTGTAACGAGTAATTGATCAATGTTGTAGGGCTTGGTGACATAGGCATATGGACGTGTCTTTTCTGCGCGTTTCAGTGTAGAGATATCGCTGTAAGCTGTGAGGTAGACGACTGCAGCCTGATTTTTTACCACTTCAGTCACAAAGTCAATACCGTCGATATCACTACCTAGATTGATATCGCAAATAACTATGTCAAAGTCATGGTCAGACCAAAGAGATTTCCCTCTTTCGGGACTAGTTGCGATATGACTTTCGTATTGATGTTTCTGCAGGTGCAATCGAATATTGTTGGCTGCCAGCACTTCATCTTCTAATATTAGAACCTTCTTATCCATTATTCACCACTTTGCTTTCTTTCGTTTGGTTCAGGTAGGTTACTCGTCCATAGATACAGTCTTAAGGTGAAGGCCATTTTGCCCTAACATCTTAAATTCAAAAATAAATATAGCACCCTTTTCGGATCTAGTTTGCAGAGAGCCGTTTAATTCCTCTGTCAAAATATCCATAAGCTGAAACCCAATGCTAGAGTCTTTTCTCAAGTTCAGGTCTGGTAGTCCTTTTCCATTGTCCCGATACTGCATCTTTAGCAATTCTTCGTTTTGGTTCAGTTGGATGGAAATGATTTTGTCTTTTTGGTCTTTGTCAAAAGCGTGTTTGATTGAATTGGTGATGAGTTCATTGAGAACCAATCCCAGATAGGTGAGTTTGTCAGAAGGACAAAAGATAGGGGCTAAGTCTAATTGCAAATCTATTTTTAGGCCAGAAAAATCTATCAGATCATTCGATAGTTCCGTAAAGAATTGATCGATTCTAATGTCCTCCATTTCACTCTGGGTAAGCAAGTCGTGCACTTTGGAAACAGTAAAAATTCTTGATTGAAGTTGTTTGAGCTTGTCACTATGGGGCTGATCAGAGATCGAAATGTTTTGAAAATCGATAAGACTGGTGATCAATTGAAGATTGTTTTTTACCCTATGGTTGAGCTCGCGCATCAAAAAGCTGATGTTTTCTTTCTGCTTTCTAGTCAGCGTAAGGGATTCGTTGAGTGCTCGATTACTCTTAGTGAGTTCTTTGGTCCGCTCATCGACCATTCTTTTCAGCTTTAGGGTATTCTTTTTTTGTTGGTGGTCGCGAATTACAAAGGCCAGCAACAAGACAAAAACAACTGTCCCAATTAATAAGCCTTTGAACCACATAGTTGCATACCAGGGAGACCTTATGGTTATAGTCAGTTTTGTAGAAGGACCCCAAATCATTTCGTTGTTACTGCCTTTGACTATAAATTGGTAGGTGCCCGGATCCAAGTTGGTATAGGTGGTGGAATTTTCTTTGGTAACAGGTCTCCAGCTCTGATCAAAACCTTTGAGCATAAATTGGTAATGGTTTTTTTCTGGCCATAGGTAGCTCAGTGTTACAAAATTGAAGGTGATTACATTTTGATCATGAGAGAAACTTAATTGATCAAGGTATTTTACGTTTTTATCAATGGGTTTACCGAAAAGCTCGACACTTTCAATCACCGTTTGACCCACTATCTGGTTGGTATAGATGCTGTCTGGATGAAAGATGTTGAAGCCGTTCATTCCTCCAAAATACAGGTATCCTGCCTCGTCTTTGTAAGAAGCTTTGCCGTTGAATTCATTGTTTTGAAGGCCATCTTGGTCGGTATAGTTTTTGAAACTTTCCGTATCAGGATTGAACTCCGAGATACCATAGTTGGTGCTCACCCAAATATGGCCTCTGCTGTCCGACTCCAAGCCATAGATGAAATCATTGGGGAGGCCTTCCTGCTCCAAATAAAAGGTGGTTTTGCCGTTGCTGATTTTGTTCAATCCCTTGGCTGTTCCTACCCAGATGTTGCCCTCGGGGTCTTCATCTATCGCAAAGACTCGTTCATTTGATAAGGAATCGTAGTAAGTTTCTTTCCCGTTTTGGATTTGATATAGACCATTGTCACTGGCCAGCCAGATGGAACCTTTGGAATCAATGAAGCTGTTACGGGATCTGATCAAGTTGCTTCCTTTGATGCTCTTTTTCTTCACTTTGTGGTCTAGGATGTTGAATGAGTAAATGCCGTCGGACCAGGTGTGTATCCATAGAGAATCTTCGGAAACAGGAGTGATTTGTATCACCTCTTTGTCTTCGATAGGCAGAGAGATACTCTCGAAACTATCATTTTTGCGGTTGTATTTCATCAATCCATCTCCAAATCCACCAGCCCATAGTCCTCCTTGTAAATCTTTGGCCAGAGTGTAATCAAGATTTTGGGTCAGGTAAAGCTTGTATGTATCGCTACTGAATAGGTAATTTACTATTCCAAATTCAGTGGCCATCCATAAGGTGTCTCCCTCTCTTAGGAAATTGAACATGCTGATGAAATCCTTTTTTGGCGCATTTTTAACCTGAATGCGATAGGGTGAAAACTTTTTTTGATTTGGATGATGATAAAAAACTCCTCTACCATCTGTGCCTATCCATTTGCCTCCCTGGGTATCGTTTTTTATGCTTAGGACTGTGGTCTGTAGTGATTTACCAATGTTGTTGGCGAAGATGACTTCCTGCCAATTATGGTTATTATCCAATAGGTGGTTTTCGTTTTCTCCACCCACAAAGACATGCTTATTGTCCCAATGAAAGAGTGAGCGGACTTGATTGCCCTGACCTGGCATGGGGATAGCTTTTAAGGTGCTTGAATTTTTGTCCCAGCTGAAAAGGCCATTTTCAGTTCCTACGAGTAGGGTGAAATGGTCTAATGGAAGCAGAGCCTTGACATCCTTTACTCCTAAATCAAATGGTACGATTGATTTTTGAGAAAGGTCTAGGAGATAGCTATTGCCAAAGTTGGTGCTAAACAAAAATTGATCGGTCTGATATGGACTTAAAGCCAATACAAACTCATTTTCTTTGGCCTCCGAGATGTTGAGTATATTTTGGGAAAGGTCTCTTTTGTCGATAAGAATACAGTGGTCGATTGTACCCGCCAACATGTACTGGTCATTAAGTGCAGTGATTTTGTAGGCGAATTTGGTTTGTGGGTATCGATTTAAATTAAGAGAGTCTTCGAAATTGATGTATCGATTTTGAGAAATAAGGTATGCAATAATCGACCGTGTGTTGGTTGCCATCCAAAGTGTATCGTTAGAGTAATAGAGATCTCTAATGTGGTCGTCTAACAGGCCATGGGATTTGCCATTCGCCTTGAAAACCTCCATCGATATGCCATTGAATCGGTTGAGGCCATTTTGTGTAGCAATCCAGAGGTAGCCCAAACTGTCAAAGTCTAAGGAAAGTGCGTTGAGCTGAGAGAGTCCATGGTCTTGGGCTATGTTTCTGACCTGAATGGTGTCATGAGTGACATGCTGAGCCTGTAAACAAGGAAGGCCAGTTAATAGCGTGACGATAAGTAAGAGTTGCAACTTTCTCATAGAGTGCATGCAAACTATGATACTTTTTGGACAATTGAAAGTTGATAAAAAACACTCAACTTGTAATTTGAAGTGCTGCCCTATTGCTTTATGTCTCAACCCTAGCTTTTTTCACTAAAGTTAGGGTTGAGAATATCACTTATCTTAAAATTATGTTCGATTCATGGTTTAGGGTTGAACCTGTAGTTTCGCCTTACCAGTCTTCAGTCCCGTGGCTGTAGCTTTGATGCGGATGGTACCTGGGTCGCGATCCCCTCTTATAATCAGCAATGCCTTTCCCTGGAATACCTTCCTCTCGTTGGACTGAAAAAGTTCTTCACTTATTACGTCAGCATTGCCTACTCCAGCGTTAGTGCCTGCACCACTTACCTCAAATTGAATGTTATGACTAGCATCAGGGACAAGTCTGCCTTCTCGGTCGGTGACTTTGACAGTGATGTAGGACAGGTCCAGTCCATCTGCTGTCAAATTAGTTCTATCAGGCTCCAACACGATTTGATAAGCTTCACCTACTGTTTCGAGCTGGTGTTCTGCCACTACCTTGCCATCTATTCGGGCGATGGCTTTGATCTCTCCAGCTTGGTATGGTACGATCCATTCGAGCTGTTTGTGCATAGCCGGTCCGGTGTTGATGGGATTGTCTGGGTCGTACTCTTCTGCTGAGTAGGACTGAATGTCTTTGGTGTAATATTGTTCAGGAATCTGTTTTGTTCCTACTGATTTCCCGTTGATGAAAAGTTCTACTTCCTGTGCGTTGCTGAAAGTCATCAGTCGGACAGAGTCTTTTCCTTGCCAATTCCAGTGAGAAAACATCGGCTGGAACCTTAAGTTAACTTCATTCCAATATTTAGTGGTTTCGTCGCTGGGATCATAAGAAGTGATGTGAACCATTGGCTCATCGCTGTGGAGACTTTGGATGTAGTAGCTGAAGGGCTTCCAGTGGTCATTCCAGTCTATGATGCCATTGGGCCATCCTTTGGCTGGCCATCCGAAGGACTCGCCGATGTAGTCGGTACCACCCCAGTAAAACATGCCCACGCCATAGTCGTGGTTGAAGTTGAACCATTCGTTGCCCAGATTGCCGACTTGTGCCTCGCTGAGAATGAAGGTCAGCTGAGGATAATTAGCGCGATCGATAGGCCAGAACTCCTCGCGATAGTTGGTGCTGACGATGTCCATGTAAAACTCCATTTCAGGTGGTCCTTCGCGGTAGTAATTTTCGGTTCTATAAGCACCACTCCTTCTGGAGGGGTGCAGGCCACAAGTGACCTTGCGCATAGGCTCTAACTTATGTGCAAAATCCGCCATGGCCTTCATTTGGTCGATCCCAAAATTGTATTTCGGATCTCGTTGTTTCTTGGGTTCGTTACCCACACTCCAGATAAAGATGGAAGGATGGTTTCTGTCTCGGCGGATAAAAGACTCCAGGCTCGATCGCCAGTGGTCTTCGAAGGCATTGCCTTCACCGTAAAATTGATCACTCCATTTGTCAAAGGCTTCATCAAAGACTAGGATTCCATTCTTGTCGCACCAGTCCAGGATGAATTCGTCGTGAGGATTGTGCGCTAGGCGGATGGCATTGCAGCCGAGTTTTTTTAATCCTTCCAGTCTTCGCTCGAACCCACGGTCAAAGGCAGCCGCACCCAGAGGTCCTAGATCGTGATGGATGTTTACTCCTTTCACCAGTACCTTTTCGCCATTGACGAGCAGCCCCCTGTCAGGATGAAAATCGATGCTTCTTACCCCGAAAGTCGTTTCGAATTGGTCGGTTACTTTTCCGTCTACAGAAACTGTGCTTAGTGCTTTGTACAGGTTGGGCGTTTGTGTCGACCAGAGCTGTGGAGATGAAATTTTTAGTTTTTGATTGTAAAAGTAAAGTTCGCCTGCTGCAAGAGGCACGATGCTATGGGTGGTCGCTATCTTTTCTCCTTTTGGATCAAAAATTTCCGTCAGCAGGGTGGTTTCTCTGGCTTCTGAAGCATCGTTCAATACTTCAGTCTGGATTTGGATACTAGCCTGCGTGTCACTAATCGCTGGAGTGGTGATGTAGGTGCCTTTGTCTACGATGTAGGTGGCGCTTCGCTTTCTGAGCCAAACATCGCGATAAATACCTTCGCCATTGTACCAGCGGGAGCTATTCATGTCAGTGTTGTCATATTGTACTGCGATCAGGTTTTTGCCTTCCTGGATTTGATCGGTGATATCGATTTCGAAGCGCTCATAGCCGTTGAGTTGGTGAGCGACCTCTTTCTCGTTGAAGTAGACCTTAGCATCTCGATAGATTCCTTCGAAATAGAGGAAGAAGCGTTCATCTGCTTGAGGTAGACTTAGTTTGAGTTCTTTTCTGTACCATCCTTTCTGACGGGGACGGAAACCATTTTTTTTATCACTATTGAGGCTGTCTTGGAAGAAAGCGCCATAGATCGAGGCGTCATGGGGAAGCTGAACGGTTTGCCATTGGCTATCGTCATAGGAGAATAAGAAGGCTTTTGTGTCCTCTGCATGACTGAATTTCCAATCAAAATTGATGCGTTGATTGCTACGTGGCTGTGCCAATAGCAGATGAGACAGAAGAGTGAATAGTAATACTAGTCGAGTTTGCATGTTTTAGAAATCTATTACCTAATAAGGTCGAATTATTTGTGAGATCAAATTAGAATTTTTTTTGCAGAGGAATTGTCCTGCTCCATCCTGTTATTTGGGTCAAAGGGACTCAATTGGATGACATTTTTGGGATCTGATCAAAGGTCTGTATTTAGGAGTTCTTATGGCTTGAGAACTACACTTAGTTTATCAAACGGCCAAAGTCATAAATTTCCTCTTTCTCCACTTCACCTTTTTTATCATAGTAAAGCCATGTCCCGTCTTTTTGGTTTCGCTGATAGTTTCCTTTTATTTCTGGCTCGCCAGATTTGTAATACTTGATGTATTCTCCGTCCAATCGGTCAAATTTGTAGTTTTTTATTTCTAGTGTTTTCCCATTTGGATAAAAGGCAGTACTCGAGCCATGTTTTTTTCCTTTTAGGTAGTTTTCTATCAGCAGTTTCTTCCCCTTTTCACTGTAAACCATTCTTTTGCCTTCCAATTTGCCCGCCTTGTAAGGCTCTTCGATGTGCAGGTCGCCTTTACTATTGAAGTATTTCCATGTTCCGGTTTTGAATCCATCTTCATATCGAATGCTAGCGGTCAATTCACCCTTGTCGTTGAACTGTTCCTCCTGCCAATCTTTTTCATTGTTGGAGTAGTTGCTTTTAGATTTGACCTTGCCATTGGGGTAGTAGCTCAGGTTTTGCCCAGTCCTTTTCCCTTTCAGCAAATGAAGCTTTTGCTTGATCGTTCCATCAGGATAGTAAGAAACGATGTCTCCATTTAGCTGCCCATTGATGTATTGGCCGGAAGTTTCAAGCTGCCCATTTTCGTAGTATTTTTCATAAACTCCTTCTTGTGAACCATTGATCTGATGGGCCTTGGTATTGAGTTGACCATTGGGGTAGTAGCTGAGTTGCTCACCGTCAATTACCCCGTTTTTGTAATTGATTTGGGACTTTAGAACACCTGTTTCGTAGTAGGTTTTATTAATGCCGTGCTGTTTGCCTTTTAGGTAGGTGATTTCTTCTTTGATGTTGCCGCTAGGCCAGTACTCTACGACTAGTCCATCGGGTTTTCCATCTTTGAATTGCGTCTCGTTTTTGACCTGACCGTCAGGGTAGTAAGAATGAAGAGTGCCGACTAAAGAATCATTTCTGAAAGTGCCTGACTGAATCAAATTACCGTCCATGTCAAATACCTGTGTTTCTCCCTGACGTAAGCCTTCTAAATAGGTCGTTTTACGTTGGACCTGACCATTTTCATAGTAGTTGATGAAGTCACCATTTCTTTTTCCTTCCGAATAATTCCCAGTGACGATTAATTTGCCAGAGTAGCTATACATTTCATAAGGACCGTCGATGAGGGTGGTGTCATTCTTGTCAATTGTAAAATAGATCTCCTTGATCGGGTGCCCTTCATCTGAACCCTGCTCATATCTGGTTGTTACTTTCTTTTGAGCGAAAGCTGTAATTGCAAGAAGAGATAAAATGATACTTAATACTTTGCTTTTCATTCCTGATATTATCAAGGGCTTTGCTTCCTGAGACAACAAAGCCCTCATTCAATTTTTAACTAACTCGACGTTTTAGCATTTTTCAATCACAATTGCAGAGGCACCCCCTCCACCATTGCAAATTCCTGCTACTCCGATTTTTCCTTTTTTCTGATCTAAAACGGAAGTAAGAGTCGTAATGATACGTGCCCCTGAGGCTCCAAGTGGATGCCCAAGCGCAACTGCACCTCCCAATGTGTTGACTTTTTCCTTGTCCAGAGATAGCTCCTTGATATTCGCCAGGGCCACTACGGAAAAAGCTTCGTTGATTTCATAATAATCAACATCTTCAGGCTTCAGACCCGCATTTGAGATGGCTTTTGGGATGGCCAAAGCAGGAGCAGTAGTGAACCAAAGTGGTTCGCGTGCCGCATCTGCAAAGCCGATGATTTTGGCTATTGGTTTCAGTCCTAGCTCTTCCATTTTTGTTTTGCTGACGACTATTAATGCTGAAGCTCCGTCATTGATGGTCGAGGCGTTGGCAGCAGTCACTGTTCCGTCGGGATTGAAAACAGGTCTGAGTGATGGGATTTTTTCGAATTTCACTTTTCTGAATTCCTCGTCTTCAGATACAACTACTGGATCTCCTTTTCTCTGCGGAACTTCTACAGGAATGATTTCATTTTTAAATGCGCCTTTTTCTGTTGAGTCTGCAGATTTTTTATAAGAGTTGATGGCGTATTCATCCTGCTCCTCACGACTTATATTCATTTCCTTGGCGGTGTTGTCAGCACAGCTGCCCATGGGGAATTTGTGATAAGGTTCCCAAAGGCCGTCGTGGAGTAGGCCATCGAGCATCTGTCCATGTCCATAGCCATAACCATATCTTGCTTTGGGTAGATAATAGGGGATGTTCGACATGCTTTCCATACCTCCAGCAACCACTAGGTTGTTTTGGCCGAGCATGATGGACTGCGCGGCTAGCATCACGGATTTCATTCCAGATGCACATACTTTGTTGATGGTCGTACAAGGCACGTTGTAGCCTATGCCTGCGCCGATTGCTGCCTGTCTGGCAGGTGCCTGACCTAGTCCAGCTGATACGACATTGCCCATGTAGACTTCATCCACCTCTTCCGCCTTTACATTGGCTTTTTCCAATGCGCCTTTGATAGCTGTGGTACCGAGCGAAGTTGCCGAAAGGGAGGAAAGACTCCCACCAAAACTACCGATAGGCGTTCTGACTGCCGATACGATGTAAACTTCTTCCATAATTCTTTGTGTTTTTGGGTCTATTCTCGATCCGAAGCTCGAGAGTTAATTGTTAATGGGTGATAGTTGTTAGGAGATTTGCAGTGATATGACGATGTTATGTTCACCACTATTTTATTTTTTATTGTCCATTAAACTATCCCCGG
This is a stretch of genomic DNA from Reichenbachiella ulvae. It encodes these proteins:
- a CDS encoding glycosyl hydrolase 115 family protein, with the translated sequence MRYIPILLLVLVSCSQTHKDDFIIDPATFAIYVDAKSDPLIHWAVKDFASDIESITGEKVNIITDDLPGPDTPGIVIGSLGDPLIQTNSKDILNDLSQQWEKFIILKQGKQLLITGSDVRGTVYGLFEVSERLGISPWKWWADVKTIKKEQLTLHLPNSKIEQSPSVQFRGIFLNDEDWGLQPWAAKTLEPETGDIGPKTYEKIFQLLLRLKANTLWPAMHPSTKAFFSIPGNQEMAEKYHIHIGTSHAEPMLRNNVDEWKEEYGEYNYFTNREKVQAYWQERVAESQSGDYIYTVGMRGIHDSGMEGHASPEEKRELLETIISDQRQMLSNELDVELNKIPQVFIPYKEVLDIYNQGMDLPDDISLMWTDDNYGYIRRHSDEQEQKRAGGSGVYYHLSYWGRPHDYLWLSTTQPGLIAYEMTRAYQNGAQKIWIANVGDIKPAEYNMELFMDLAWDISQPYGSPDQHLQQYCEREFGPAKAQEIANLLEEYYHLAFIRKPEYMGWSQTEPTTETHPATFTQANNNELQRRIDAYTKLYETAEDLKKFIPEERRDAYFQLVEYPVKGAALMNFKFLRAKQAMLSADSSQRSDLSQMAQQAYDEIVQLTQEYNHEISEGKWQHMMSMSPRNLPVFSMPDFHLTDTLPSETTQPIESDVIAIQASEYTQAQAANGYEWKAQQGLGYSQSAVTLHPFSEAHFSKEMPYLEYEFMVEKAGSYQVEIRCLPTHSNDYNYKLRVAIDEDKPVEYPINTKGRSAQWKKNVLRNSTRTVHTVELSKKGKHNLRIEVNQSGIVLDQIAIVPEGYPDFYEIESK
- a CDS encoding glycoside hydrolase family 88/105 protein, whose translation is MKTPISYITLAIVAILTLKGCQSPSNTLPTADKTLEIMQLTNQYFMDKWPDTGAPIVGRKTWPSHIWTRGVYYEGLMALYSVDPKDKYYDYAVSWSEAHDWSFRYGITTRNADNQCAGQTYLDLYEIDPQPQRIDSVKASIDSMMVTDKIDDWDWIDAIQMAMPVYSRLGRILKDSSYFERMYAMYDYSKNIEGENGLYNPEDGLWWRDADYDPPYTEPNGEDCYWSRGNGWVVAALVRVLEDIPADEPHRDEYLADLKAMLEAAVKVQREDGFWNASLHDPNNYGGPETTGTSLFVYGMAWGLNQNILDSATYHPVVTKAWNAMLDKAVHPDGFLGYVQSTGKEPSTGQPLSYDKVPDFEDYGLGCFLLAGSEVYKLSL
- a CDS encoding response regulator transcription factor, which gives rise to MDKKVLILEDEVLAANNIRLHLQKHQYESHIATSPERGKSLWSDHDFDIVICDINLGSDIDGIDFVTEVVKNQAAVVYLTAYSDISTLKRAEKTRPYAYVTKPYNIDQLLVTLNLAIVHSNEKASSQSAKAINDLDLTSREIEIAELLTRGHSSEKIAEILNISFNTVRTHRKNMLQKLGCNNTTELVVKYLTALRV
- a CDS encoding ligand-binding sensor domain-containing protein, with product MRKLQLLLIVTLLTGLPCLQAQHVTHDTIQVRNIAQDHGLSQLNALSLDFDSLGYLWIATQNGLNRFNGISMEVFKANGKSHGLLDDHIRDLYYSNDTLWMATNTRSIIAYLISQNRYINFEDSLNLNRYPQTKFAYKITALNDQYMLAGTIDHCILIDKRDLSQNILNISEAKENEFVLALSPYQTDQFLFSTNFGNSYLLDLSQKSIVPFDLGVKDVKALLPLDHFTLLVGTENGLFSWDKNSSTLKAIPMPGQGNQVRSLFHWDNKHVFVGGENENHLLDNNHNWQEVIFANNIGKSLQTTVLSIKNDTQGGKWIGTDGRGVFYHHPNQKKFSPYRIQVKNAPKKDFISMFNFLREGDTLWMATEFGIVNYLFSSDTYKLYLTQNLDYTLAKDLQGGLWAGGFGDGLMKYNRKNDSFESISLPIEDKEVIQITPVSEDSLWIHTWSDGIYSFNILDHKVKKKSIKGSNLIRSRNSFIDSKGSIWLASDNGLYQIQNGKETYYDSLSNERVFAIDEDPEGNIWVGTAKGLNKISNGKTTFYLEQEGLPNDFIYGLESDSRGHIWVSTNYGISEFNPDTESFKNYTDQDGLQNNEFNGKASYKDEAGYLYFGGMNGFNIFHPDSIYTNQIVGQTVIESVELFGKPIDKNVKYLDQLSFSHDQNVITFNFVTLSYLWPEKNHYQFMLKGFDQSWRPVTKENSTTYTNLDPGTYQFIVKGSNNEMIWGPSTKLTITIRSPWYATMWFKGLLIGTVVFVLLLAFVIRDHQQKKNTLKLKRMVDERTKELTKSNRALNESLTLTRKQKENISFLMRELNHRVKNNLQLITSLIDFQNISISDQPHSDKLKQLQSRIFTVSKVHDLLTQSEMEDIRIDQFFTELSNDLIDFSGLKIDLQLDLAPIFCPSDKLTYLGLVLNELITNSIKHAFDKDQKDKIISIQLNQNEELLKMQYRDNGKGLPDLNLRKDSSIGFQLMDILTEELNGSLQTRSEKGAIFIFEFKMLGQNGLHLKTVSMDE